In Mucilaginibacter sp. KACC 22063, the genomic stretch TTACCTTCTAACTTGTTCTAACTTTTCTTTTAAGTGCTCTGGCCTGAAAGGTTTCAGTATGCAATCGTCAATATATTTGAAGGTGCTTATTTGTTCTAAGGCGGCTTCAAGCGAAGCGGTTACTGCAATAATTGGTATCCCGGATTTTCTTTTATCATCAATATCCCTGATTCGTCTTGCGGCTTCAAAGCCATCCATTACGGGCATGTTTATATCCATCAGCACTACATCATAGTCATTATTTATGACAGCATGTAAAGCTTCCTGACCATTAACGGCAACATCTGGCGTTATTTCCCAATTTTTCAATATTTTTTTCATCACCAGCACATTTATCCTTTCATCTTCGGCAATTAACACCCTCAGATCTTTTAAAAGCGATGACCTTGTAATCGTTACAATTTCTTTTCGGGCAGCATCATGGGCAATAGCATAGGTTATGGTAAAAGTAAAAACAGTACCTACGCCTTCTATACTTGTAAATGCCAGGTCGCCATTATGCAGATCTATTAAACGCTTAGCAATGGTAAGACCCAAACCAGTACCATGGTGCTGCCTGCTGCTGCGATGCTGTGTTTGTATAAAAGGTTCAAATACCCTGTTGTGCCTGTCTGCAGGAATGCCTATGCCTGTATCTTCGACACTGAATTTTACGGTTACATGGTTGTCGGTTAAATTTGTAACCAAGGCATCCATAATTACAAAGCCTTTTGATGTATATTTAAGTGCGTTACCTACCAGGTTAAACAAAATCTGAGTTAAGCGGGCCTGATCACCTTTTACATGCAGTGCTTTCAACTCATTGTCTGGGTTGCAATTAAATTCTATCCCTTTTTCACGTGCTACAGTTTTAAATGTACCGTATACATTAAGCATCAGGTCGGTAATTGAAAAAGTATCTTCAGAAAGTATAATGGTACTACTATCAATCTTATTAAAATCCAGGATGTCGTTTATAGTTGCCATCAGGTTTTCTGCAGAAAAATAGAGGATATTAAGATTTTCTATCTGCTCTGGCTTGGGGTCTTCCACCATTAAAATATTGGTCATGCCGATAACTGCGTTCAATGGCGTTCGCAATTCATGCGACATAGTTGATAAAAAGTTAGTTTTAGCCGAAGCCAGCTCTTCGGCTGCTATTACCGCTTTTTGAAGATGTTCCTTAAGTCGTTTTTCTTTTAAATTACTGATCTTATAAGCTTTCAGAAACCTATAATGGATATACATCAGTAACAAAAAATTAAATGTTACCGCTATTACATAGCTTAAATTATTGACATTAACAGTCTGTACTTCAATAGAATTAGGAAAATATCGGTCTGCAATAATTAACAATAGCGTAGGTACAATATTGATGCTCGAATAAATGGTGCCCCATTTATCGCCCAACGTATAGTAACTTATGGTTAACACCAGCAAATTTTGCTGTATGGTAGAAATATTTACAGACTGCCTGAACAGCACAGTGCCGGTCCATATCAGCGCTGTTAGTGTAAGCATTAAAAAATGCCCGGCGTAGGTCCAGGGTGTTTTATAAAGCAGTAACAGGAATGCAGTGATATATAAAGTAAGAAAGATCAACAGCCTTATAAAGAGGAACTGATCTATATTAAAAAGATAAATTATAGCTAAAAACAGGCACAAGCCGATAAGTGATAAAAGTGATACAGCCAGTATCTGGATTTTGGTTTGGTTAATCATTTCAGTCTCTTTTTTAAGGACTGACTGATAAATGTTAATAAGGTTGTTTAGGAGGAGCATTTTACGAAATAATCTTGCATTAATTCTTTTAAAAATAGCTTTATAAACCCAATTGATTAAACAAAATAAGAATATTTTACTAACTAATAATTTATTTATCTATTATATAGGTAATATACTACTAAAAAAGAAAATATTTTGCCTTAAACTGAATGTTTATCAGAGATATGATTACTTACCAAAGTTTTTTGCAGTGCTTTTAAAAGTATTGAAACGAGGTTTGCTGATTTTAACGTTTCGTTTAGAAAGTTCTATACTTGCGTTAAGTTCAAAGCCGATAAGTATAATAAGAGAGTTAAGGT encodes the following:
- a CDS encoding ATP-binding response regulator yields the protein MINQTKIQILAVSLLSLIGLCLFLAIIYLFNIDQFLFIRLLIFLTLYITAFLLLLYKTPWTYAGHFLMLTLTALIWTGTVLFRQSVNISTIQQNLLVLTISYYTLGDKWGTIYSSINIVPTLLLIIADRYFPNSIEVQTVNVNNLSYVIAVTFNFLLLMYIHYRFLKAYKISNLKEKRLKEHLQKAVIAAEELASAKTNFLSTMSHELRTPLNAVIGMTNILMVEDPKPEQIENLNILYFSAENLMATINDILDFNKIDSSTIILSEDTFSITDLMLNVYGTFKTVAREKGIEFNCNPDNELKALHVKGDQARLTQILFNLVGNALKYTSKGFVIMDALVTNLTDNHVTVKFSVEDTGIGIPADRHNRVFEPFIQTQHRSSRQHHGTGLGLTIAKRLIDLHNGDLAFTSIEGVGTVFTFTITYAIAHDAARKEIVTITRSSLLKDLRVLIAEDERINVLVMKKILKNWEITPDVAVNGQEALHAVINNDYDVVLMDINMPVMDGFEAARRIRDIDDKRKSGIPIIAVTASLEAALEQISTFKYIDDCILKPFRPEHLKEKLEQVRR